One Argonema galeatum A003/A1 DNA window includes the following coding sequences:
- a CDS encoding tetratricopeptide repeat protein — translation MRDRTQSKIKISSPPFLPLVFCSVLWLLLSLPATAADNNTKKPNPNQFPPNPLELRTPDPLIPRSRRDKRPLTEEELARLVPALDELNVEAAAKLQAGDEKGAFETWYRELRLRRYQGLLPEVQALSRVGGIAWDRNLSEDVQYITKRLQTIQQAQLKLPVDLNLLRSLATAFEQVKSPDWAVKVYEQILAVTRSQQDAVQEEALLLKIGELSVSWFDYSKAVSAYQELARLAQEKGDSVKQVTYLKQLAYLYGKDNQIEKAIKAKQQLIEFYRNEKDFVQIPTIQLEIGSAYEAVGQLEQAVQSYQETYAFAWSIQQYSSAADALRKLVALQRSLKQINPALETYQVLLQADYLAHNFYGMMNTYDEVGQIYLENKNYPQALTAFQKGLELAKQLKYREAYFARQIQEVTEQAK, via the coding sequence ATGCGCGATCGCACACAATCAAAAATAAAAATTTCTTCTCCCCCCTTTCTCCCCCTCGTGTTTTGTTCGGTGCTTTGGCTTCTTCTCAGTTTGCCAGCAACAGCCGCTGATAATAACACTAAAAAGCCTAACCCAAATCAATTTCCTCCCAACCCTCTGGAACTCAGGACACCCGATCCGCTTATCCCTCGTTCTCGGAGAGACAAAAGACCCCTGACTGAAGAAGAACTGGCACGATTAGTACCTGCTTTGGACGAACTAAATGTTGAGGCTGCTGCTAAGTTGCAAGCTGGTGACGAAAAGGGCGCTTTTGAAACTTGGTATCGAGAACTGCGATTGCGGCGATACCAGGGGCTATTGCCAGAAGTACAAGCGCTGAGTCGAGTTGGTGGCATTGCCTGGGATCGAAATCTGAGTGAAGATGTGCAGTATATCACAAAGCGACTGCAAACGATACAGCAGGCTCAATTGAAGTTACCAGTTGATTTAAATTTGTTGCGATCGCTTGCGACTGCCTTTGAGCAAGTAAAATCGCCTGATTGGGCTGTCAAGGTTTACGAACAAATTTTAGCAGTAACGCGATCGCAACAAGATGCTGTCCAAGAAGAAGCATTGCTGCTAAAGATTGGCGAACTGAGTGTGAGTTGGTTTGATTACTCCAAAGCTGTCAGCGCTTATCAGGAATTAGCGCGTTTGGCGCAAGAAAAAGGCGATTCCGTCAAGCAAGTTACTTATCTCAAACAGCTAGCTTACCTCTACGGCAAAGATAACCAAATTGAGAAAGCTATCAAGGCAAAGCAGCAGTTAATCGAGTTTTACCGCAACGAAAAAGATTTCGTCCAGATTCCCACTATCCAGCTGGAGATCGGGTCAGCTTACGAAGCTGTTGGTCAATTAGAACAAGCAGTACAAAGCTATCAAGAAACTTATGCCTTTGCCTGGTCAATCCAACAATATTCTAGCGCAGCCGATGCCCTGCGGAAGTTAGTCGCACTCCAACGCTCTTTGAAACAAATAAATCCTGCCTTGGAAACCTATCAAGTTCTTCTACAAGCTGATTATTTAGCCCACAACTTCTACGGCATGATGAATACTTACGACGAAGTGGGTCAAATTTATTTGGAGAATAAAAACTATCCTCAAGCACTGACAGCCTTTCAAAAAGGTTTGGAACTTGCCAAGCAGTTGAAATATCGGGAAGCCTATTTCGCTAGACAGATTCAAGAAGTTACCGAACAGGCTAAATAA
- a CDS encoding beta strand repeat-containing protein — translation MASIPLSGALGRNFAYSNDTTGINAFKAEWTTAAQNQGLQIFGTNLSGTVTDYLTPAAQSNINFANGSTTSYGDEYGMGVANSYYGWWTAATKVRAEINYDPNTGKSESLTYKWAPNQTIQNAFIDLSLFVPKSAEGPGTEVGFLQAFNNGVAVNIDAYRMVNETTAATTQTSIQNAASGVTFLADDATNGDFKFKVFGTFDELKFSSKAYANPSATQPIYTDSTGSYISDSSDYLVQQLKYSGVEETIGSLQFSNPVFTVNENGTPVAAVTVTRTGGSFGAVSGTVNLSNGTATSPGDYTSSPILVNFADGDTAPKTVFIPIVDDTLIEPTETVNLTLTNPTNGATIGTQNTATLNVVDNDSSLQFSQPVFSVNENGTPVAAITVTRIGDTTQAVGATVIQGNGTATTPGDYTNSPITVNFAAGDNAPKIITIPIVDDTLVEGNETVNLALINPTGGTTIGAQNMAILTILDNDTPGMIQFSNPQYVVNENGTPVLAVTLNRTGGSAGAVSTTVNLANGTAVAPGDYNNSGILVNWADGDTAPKTITIPIVDDTLVEPSETVNLSLSTPTGGATLGAQNTATLTILDNDVPLIKPVVFVAALDPTAGEPGRSEGNGTFQFARTGGDINQALTIRYTTTGTATAGADYAALTGTVTIAAGQSVSGPITVTPSTDNNNEPTESVIVKVAEDITYQVGSADTASVSIADNNPLTGTGAGSVLRYNASGIFQQGYGNITSAVAGATANDILVAQAGTYNEPGTVVIDKPLTLRGSNAGVSPSSSSSVTPAVVQTGAGQPVFTIAPGLTNVTIEGLTIQMNGSNGIVLTGGTGNNIVVRQNTFTGQGPFNNGIIYMDSSQASSVGSVNVVDNLMRDVTTAAGSTTSGVQVLRFDTLRVTDNQIANLTGPGVALDSVTNAASVINSNKVSNTGEQGIQLAGGNATIENNDITNANTSGGADRGGIRLRDGLIANLGNANVISNVVTNSYNGIAIRNLTNIASTVNVNNNNLIGNLNAGFYHGGSGAINATNNWWDDITGPVVGGTGRNALAGVGAGSVNANPFSTSVL, via the coding sequence ATGGCTTCCATACCCTTATCTGGCGCACTGGGTCGCAACTTTGCCTACAGTAATGACACGACGGGCATAAACGCTTTTAAAGCCGAGTGGACAACGGCAGCCCAGAACCAAGGCTTGCAAATATTCGGAACCAATTTAAGCGGCACAGTAACGGACTACCTTACCCCAGCTGCCCAAAGCAATATAAATTTCGCTAACGGTAGCACAACAAGCTATGGCGACGAATACGGTATGGGGGTCGCCAATTCTTATTACGGTTGGTGGACTGCCGCAACCAAAGTGCGGGCGGAAATTAACTATGACCCAAATACCGGAAAATCCGAGTCACTGACTTATAAATGGGCACCTAACCAAACCATCCAGAATGCCTTTATTGACCTGAGCTTATTCGTTCCCAAAAGTGCTGAAGGCCCAGGCACGGAAGTTGGTTTCTTGCAGGCATTCAACAATGGCGTTGCGGTGAACATTGACGCCTATCGCATGGTCAATGAAACCACTGCCGCTACTACTCAAACCTCCATCCAAAACGCCGCTAGTGGTGTAACTTTCCTCGCTGATGATGCAACAAATGGAGATTTCAAGTTTAAGGTATTTGGAACCTTTGACGAACTGAAATTTTCCTCCAAAGCCTACGCTAACCCAAGCGCTACCCAACCCATCTATACAGATTCCACCGGGAGTTACATCAGCGATAGTTCTGACTACCTAGTTCAGCAACTCAAATATTCGGGAGTAGAAGAAACTATCGGCTCCCTTCAGTTTAGTAACCCTGTCTTCACAGTCAACGAAAATGGCACGCCTGTGGCAGCTGTGACGGTTACTCGCACTGGCGGTAGTTTTGGTGCAGTATCGGGCACAGTTAATCTCAGCAATGGCACTGCCACATCTCCTGGCGACTACACCAGCAGCCCCATCCTCGTCAATTTTGCTGATGGGGACACTGCACCCAAGACTGTCTTCATTCCGATCGTTGATGATACGCTGATCGAACCGACAGAGACTGTTAATTTAACCTTAACTAACCCCACAAACGGTGCCACTATTGGGACGCAGAATACTGCTACCTTGAACGTTGTGGATAATGACAGCAGTCTTCAGTTTAGCCAACCTGTCTTCAGCGTCAACGAAAACGGCACGCCTGTGGCAGCAATAACGGTAACTCGGATTGGCGATACTACACAAGCAGTTGGTGCCACAGTTATCCAGGGCAATGGCACAGCTACTACCCCTGGTGATTACACTAACAGCCCCATTACGGTTAATTTTGCCGCTGGCGATAATGCCCCCAAGATTATCACTATTCCTATTGTTGATGACACTCTGGTAGAGGGCAACGAGACTGTCAATTTAGCCTTGATAAACCCCACGGGCGGCACCACAATTGGGGCGCAAAATATGGCTATCTTGACTATTTTGGATAATGACACTCCGGGCATGATTCAATTTAGTAACCCGCAATACGTCGTTAACGAAAATGGCACGCCTGTATTAGCTGTGACGCTCAATCGTACTGGCGGCAGTGCTGGTGCGGTTTCAACTACAGTTAACTTAGCCAATGGTACTGCTGTTGCTCCAGGAGACTACAACAACAGCGGGATTCTGGTCAATTGGGCAGATGGAGATACGGCACCTAAGACTATCACCATTCCCATTGTTGACGACACGCTCGTAGAACCTAGCGAAACCGTCAATTTAAGCTTGTCCACCCCCACCGGCGGTGCCACGCTTGGAGCCCAGAATACGGCTACCCTGACCATTTTGGATAATGACGTACCGCTGATCAAACCAGTAGTGTTCGTTGCCGCTCTCGATCCTACCGCTGGGGAACCCGGTCGTTCAGAAGGAAACGGTACATTCCAATTCGCACGCACTGGCGGCGATATCAACCAAGCTCTCACCATCCGGTACACTACTACGGGTACAGCTACCGCTGGCGCAGACTACGCAGCTTTGACTGGTACGGTCACTATTGCTGCCGGTCAGTCTGTCTCTGGTCCTATTACAGTTACTCCTTCAACCGATAACAACAATGAACCGACTGAATCGGTAATTGTCAAGGTAGCTGAAGATATTACTTACCAAGTGGGTTCGGCAGACACTGCCTCGGTGAGTATCGCGGACAACAATCCGTTGACGGGTACTGGTGCTGGTTCTGTGCTGCGGTATAACGCCTCTGGAATCTTCCAGCAAGGTTACGGCAACATCACATCTGCTGTTGCTGGGGCTACCGCTAACGATATTCTGGTAGCACAAGCAGGAACGTATAATGAACCGGGCACTGTTGTCATTGACAAGCCATTAACCCTGCGCGGGTCGAATGCGGGTGTTAGCCCCAGCAGTAGTTCGTCGGTTACCCCAGCTGTTGTTCAAACTGGGGCAGGTCAACCTGTTTTCACGATCGCCCCTGGTCTGACTAACGTTACTATTGAGGGGTTGACGATCCAAATGAACGGCTCCAACGGCATCGTACTCACAGGCGGCACGGGCAATAATATTGTCGTTCGCCAGAATACTTTTACTGGCCAAGGCCCGTTTAATAACGGCATTATCTACATGGATAGTAGCCAAGCTTCTTCAGTCGGGTCGGTGAACGTGGTAGATAACTTAATGCGCGATGTCACTACTGCTGCTGGCAGTACCACTAGCGGCGTCCAAGTACTCAGGTTCGATACGCTTCGGGTCACGGATAACCAAATCGCTAACTTAACCGGGCCTGGTGTTGCTCTTGATTCAGTTACCAATGCTGCTAGCGTAATTAACAGCAACAAGGTCAGCAATACTGGAGAACAAGGAATTCAACTGGCAGGTGGCAACGCTACGATCGAGAACAACGATATCACTAACGCTAATACCAGTGGTGGTGCTGACAGGGGTGGTATCCGCTTGCGGGATGGCTTAATCGCAAATTTAGGGAACGCGAACGTGATTAGCAACGTTGTCACCAATTCCTACAACGGGATAGCAATCCGAAACCTAACAAATATCGCCAGTACGGTCAATGTTAATAACAATAACTTGATCGGTAACTTGAATGCTGGTTTCTACCACGGCGGTAGCGGAGCGATCAATGCTACTAATAACTGGTGGGATGATATCACTGGCCCTGTGGTCGGTGGTACGGGACGGAATGCTCTAGCTGGAGTTGGTGCTGGCTCGGTCAACGCCAACCCATTCTCTACATCGGTCTTGTAA
- a CDS encoding DUF433 domain-containing protein encodes MLYQNIITIEPGKRSGKPCIRGMRITVYDVLSYLAAGMTYEELLEDFPYLTKQDILACLSYAAEREQQTFSFFKASAAGWEE; translated from the coding sequence ATGCTATATCAAAACATTATCACTATTGAACCAGGAAAACGCAGTGGCAAACCTTGTATTCGGGGTATGAGGATAACTGTCTATGACGTGCTTTCCTATTTAGCTGCTGGTATGACTTATGAAGAGTTATTAGAAGACTTTCCCTATTTAACTAAACAGGATATTCTAGCTTGTCTTAGCTATGCGGCTGAACGCGAACAACAAACTTTCAGCTTTTTTAAAGCCAGTGCGGCGGGTTGGGAAGAATAG
- a CDS encoding calcium-binding protein, with the protein MTDELGIPTNESSGSSLDDTNGDDIVFSGNGDDYLDGGDGNDYLFGEAGNDYLYGGNGFDYLNGGDGDDILFGDAGDDIIYGQAGNDLLTGGSGYDRFFYVTGAPFTADLGVDTITDFNSGEDKIVLENTMFSVLTSTSGIGFSNPEEFAIVASDEEAATSSGLIVYSVATGNLFYNENGNVEGFGTGAQFASLTGVPNISSTDFEIRAFLG; encoded by the coding sequence ATGACTGATGAATTGGGCATACCTACTAACGAGTCGAGCGGTAGTTCACTTGACGACACTAATGGCGACGACATTGTGTTTAGCGGTAACGGCGATGACTATTTAGATGGGGGTGATGGTAACGACTATCTTTTTGGCGAAGCTGGCAACGACTATCTTTATGGAGGAAATGGTTTTGACTATCTAAATGGGGGGGATGGAGACGATATACTCTTTGGCGATGCTGGCGACGACATTATTTACGGTCAAGCTGGCAACGATCTCCTAACTGGCGGTTCTGGTTACGATCGATTCTTCTATGTCACAGGCGCTCCTTTTACAGCGGATCTTGGTGTAGATACCATCACCGACTTCAACTCTGGCGAAGACAAAATAGTGTTGGAAAATACTATGTTTTCAGTTCTTACCAGTACTTCTGGTATTGGTTTTAGCAACCCAGAGGAATTTGCAATAGTTGCAAGTGACGAAGAAGCCGCAACAAGCAGCGGGCTGATTGTTTACAGCGTTGCAACCGGCAACTTATTCTATAACGAAAATGGAAATGTAGAAGGCTTTGGTACAGGGGCTCAGTTTGCTTCCCTAACTGGTGTTCCAAACATATCGTCTACAGACTTCGAGATTCGGGCGTTTCTGGGTTAA
- a CDS encoding NAD(P)/FAD-dependent oxidoreductase, whose protein sequence is MVNGKEKTSDEMRLSLNFLFPGSAWEREDTVGELTAGSDPSPTPPLQGEGLSGSPFPCREGGWGVRFSSFPGRAWERELGGSASPPLNAIIIGSGPSGLAAAILLAQIGLRVVIIDRKQFPRDRPGETLHPGIEPLLKQLGVADRVLSADFLRHEGNWVKWQGEPQFVPFGGDEAGNWRGFQAWRADFDAILLDRAIALGVEVRQPCRALQPIVSANRIAGIKTSDGYFPASFVIDAAGGGHWLARQLKLPINYYSPRLIAYFGYAEGDCSIRDDAPAIVADKDGWIWTAKVRSQLYQWTRLPFTNEPIEKNWIPAEFHGLQPKGKTSAADVTWRVVPACAGPGYFMVGDAAATLDPASSHGVLKAIMSGMMAAHLIAQIVKGAIELEAIQAYREWVDNWFHHDIDKLRELYAILPNPPHWL, encoded by the coding sequence ATGGTAAATGGGAAGGAAAAAACATCTGATGAGATGAGGCTGAGCCTCAATTTCTTGTTCCCAGGCTCTGCCTGGGAACGAGAGGATACTGTTGGCGAATTGACTGCGGGGTCAGACCCCTCCCCAACCCCTCCCCTGCAAGGAGAGGGGCTTTCCGGCTCCCCCTTCCCTTGTAGGGAAGGGGGTTGGGGGGTTAGGTTTTCCTCGTTCCCAGGCAGAGCCTGGGAACGAGAGTTAGGAGGCTCAGCCTCTCCACCACTAAATGCAATAATTATTGGTAGTGGCCCATCTGGTTTGGCGGCGGCTATTTTGTTAGCTCAGATCGGTTTGCGGGTTGTTATTATCGATCGCAAACAGTTTCCGCGCGATCGGCCCGGAGAAACCCTCCATCCAGGAATAGAACCGCTTCTCAAGCAGTTAGGTGTGGCCGATCGAGTGCTTTCTGCTGACTTCCTGCGACATGAAGGAAATTGGGTTAAATGGCAGGGAGAGCCTCAATTTGTGCCTTTTGGTGGAGATGAAGCCGGGAACTGGCGAGGTTTTCAGGCATGGCGAGCGGATTTCGATGCTATTTTGCTCGATCGCGCGATCGCGTTAGGCGTCGAGGTCCGCCAACCTTGTCGCGCTTTGCAACCGATTGTAAGCGCAAATCGGATAGCCGGAATTAAAACTTCTGATGGTTATTTCCCAGCTTCTTTTGTTATAGATGCTGCTGGCGGCGGACACTGGTTAGCCAGACAATTAAAGTTGCCAATTAACTATTATTCTCCCCGTTTAATCGCTTATTTTGGTTATGCTGAAGGAGATTGTTCTATCCGAGATGACGCGCCAGCAATAGTTGCAGACAAAGACGGGTGGATTTGGACTGCCAAAGTGCGATCGCAACTTTACCAATGGACTCGACTACCTTTTACCAACGAACCAATCGAAAAAAATTGGATTCCCGCAGAATTCCACGGACTTCAACCCAAAGGTAAGACGAGTGCAGCGGATGTAACGTGGCGTGTTGTACCTGCTTGTGCGGGTCCCGGTTATTTTATGGTTGGGGATGCTGCTGCAACACTCGATCCGGCATCTTCTCATGGTGTGCTGAAAGCCATTATGTCCGGGATGATGGCGGCGCATTTAATCGCACAGATAGTCAAGGGTGCGATCGAGCTAGAGGCAATTCAAGCTTATCGTGAATGGGTTGATAATTGGTTTCACCACGATATAGATAAATTAAGGGAACTCTACGCTATTCTTCCCAACCCGCCGCACTGGCTTTAA
- a CDS encoding WGxxGxxG family protein has protein sequence MKRSNLSKIAGASVLALSLTILPSTLPAAAQNNSNPNVDRSGPTVDTTPFQETKDDNNNWGWLGLIGLVGLANLFRKEPERVVNRDRDDAVAGSGPRM, from the coding sequence ATGAAACGTTCTAATCTATCCAAGATTGCTGGAGCTAGCGTCCTCGCTCTGAGCTTAACTATTCTTCCCTCCACTCTACCTGCCGCTGCACAAAATAACTCTAACCCTAACGTCGATCGCTCAGGCCCTACCGTAGACACAACGCCTTTCCAAGAAACTAAAGATGATAATAATAATTGGGGATGGCTGGGATTAATTGGTCTGGTCGGTTTAGCCAATCTTTTCCGCAAAGAGCCAGAACGGGTGGTAAATCGCGATCGCGATGATGCAGTGGCTGGCTCTGGCCCCAGAATGTAA
- a CDS encoding adenylate/guanylate cyclase domain-containing protein, whose protein sequence is MKSWIVASLKRRRRVATPTMKAAPLPSNEEDRLKALERYKILDTPPEEVFDDLTRLAAYICGTPIALISLIDTNRQWFKSKVGLDATETPKELAFCAHAILNPNEVMIVPNAPEDERFAGNPLVTSDPNIRFYAGNPLVTSDGFPLGTLCVIDRIPRNLTAEQLEALRTLGRQAIAHMELRLNLARLERQNARRQQAEAKLGASDRQVVDLIEIMSDAFFALDRQWRFTYVNQKAGQILEQTPEELIGKVIWDVFPESVDSKFYREYHKAVTQQVSVTFEDFYGPANRWSEVRAFPSYEGLSVFFHDVTIRKTVQEALRYQQEQSERLLLNILPKPIADRLKLEETIIADSFDEVTILFADLVNFTQMASLVSPRELVCLLNQIFSIFDRLTEKHGLEKIKTIGDAYMVAGGIPISKSDHAEAIAEMALDMQKAIVQFNVAQNTNFSLRIGINTGPVVAGVIGTIKFTYDLWGDAVNTASRMESHGLPGSIQLTETTYYKLADKYVLEERGMIDIKGKGQMKTYLLTGRRV, encoded by the coding sequence ATGAAAAGCTGGATAGTTGCCTCCCTCAAACGTCGGCGTCGAGTTGCGACGCCAACTATGAAAGCGGCACCCTTACCCAGCAACGAGGAGGATAGGCTAAAAGCGCTTGAGCGGTATAAGATTCTCGACACACCGCCAGAAGAAGTCTTTGATGACCTCACCCGTTTGGCAGCGTATATCTGCGGTACTCCTATAGCTCTAATCAGCCTTATTGATACTAATCGGCAGTGGTTTAAGTCAAAGGTTGGGCTTGATGCTACAGAAACGCCTAAAGAACTCGCCTTCTGCGCCCATGCCATTCTCAACCCAAATGAAGTGATGATTGTGCCCAATGCGCCAGAAGATGAGCGCTTTGCTGGCAACCCGCTAGTAACTTCTGACCCTAATATCCGGTTTTATGCGGGCAATCCTTTGGTTACTTCTGACGGTTTTCCCTTGGGAACTCTTTGCGTAATCGACCGAATTCCCCGCAATCTTACCGCTGAACAGCTAGAAGCGCTGCGGACTTTAGGGCGTCAGGCGATCGCCCACATGGAGTTACGGCTTAATTTGGCTAGGTTAGAGCGCCAAAACGCTAGGCGTCAACAAGCAGAAGCCAAGCTGGGGGCTTCCGATCGGCAAGTTGTGGATTTGATCGAAATTATGTCGGATGCTTTTTTTGCCTTAGATCGGCAATGGCGGTTTACCTATGTCAATCAAAAAGCCGGACAAATTTTGGAACAAACACCGGAAGAACTTATCGGCAAAGTTATCTGGGATGTATTCCCCGAATCTGTCGATTCTAAGTTTTATCGGGAGTATCACAAAGCGGTAACTCAACAGGTCAGTGTTACCTTTGAAGATTTTTACGGGCCAGCAAACCGCTGGTCTGAAGTGCGTGCCTTTCCTTCTTATGAGGGTTTGTCTGTCTTTTTTCACGACGTCACGATTCGTAAGACAGTGCAAGAAGCACTGCGCTATCAACAGGAACAATCCGAGCGCTTGTTACTTAACATCTTGCCAAAGCCAATTGCCGATCGCTTAAAACTGGAAGAAACCATCATTGCTGACAGCTTTGATGAAGTGACAATTTTGTTTGCCGATCTGGTTAATTTCACCCAGATGGCTAGCCTAGTTTCTCCCAGGGAACTGGTCTGCTTGCTTAACCAAATCTTCTCCATCTTCGATCGGCTGACAGAAAAGCATGGATTGGAGAAAATTAAAACGATTGGGGATGCCTATATGGTAGCGGGCGGTATTCCCATATCCAAGAGCGATCACGCGGAAGCGATCGCCGAAATGGCACTCGATATGCAAAAAGCTATTGTGCAATTCAACGTCGCCCAAAATACGAATTTCAGCCTCCGCATTGGCATCAACACTGGCCCAGTGGTGGCTGGAGTCATTGGCACTATAAAGTTTACGTATGACCTATGGGGCGATGCTGTTAACACTGCTAGCCGCATGGAATCCCACGGTCTACCTGGTAGCATTCAGCTAACAGAAACAACTTATTATAAATTGGCGGACAAATATGTCTTAGAAGAGCGGGGCATGATTGATATCAAAGGCAAGGGGCAAATGAAGACATATTTACTAACTGGCAGAAGGGTTTAG